The nucleotide sequence NNNNNNNNNNNNNNNNNNNNNNNNNNNNNNNNNNNNNNNNNNNNNNNNNNNNNNNNNNNNNNNNNNNNNNNNNNNNNNNNNNNNNNNNNNNNNNNNNNNNNNNNNNNNNNNNNNNNNNNNNNNNNNNNNNNNNNNNNNNNNNNNCAAAACAACACCATGCATATTATGACAGCTACACTGGGGAGTCTGTTTGGGTCGCCAGTGAGGATGAAACTAGAATGTGTCGGTTAGGGAGAAATCAATATTaggatttatattatattaaaggtTTGAAAATGATCAAAAGTTGAAAACATTCATTAGAAATTTCGAAAAGTAATGAAATGTAATCAGTTAAATTACTTTATTAAAGTAATTGAAAAGTTACActacttattacattttaaatagggtAACTTGTAATCTGTAaacaattacatttccaaagtaaccttcccaacactGCCTGTTAGAAACATGAAGAGACAGACAAGTTTCATCTTTCCCAGTCAAGCCAGTTTATTTACTGACATGAATAATCATTTTCTGCTGAATACAGTAAAACACTATGTCAACTTTACATACTGAAAATGCACATAAACtgtgaaaaatgcaaaaacatcCTCTTGGCAATTGATGGCACTGACATGAAAACACACTGAAttaattatcaaatacaaatttcACAGCAAGAGAAATACTTTAGCTATTGTTGCATTTGTAATCTTAATTATTTAATCTCATCCATTAATGTCATCATTTTactcacacatgcgcacacactgaaatgcactaaaatggtGATTGAACAGAGAATATAACAAACTCCAATACACACTTCACAAAGTAATGACATTTGTGTCATGGATTCACTTCTTCAGTCTGTTAACACATTACtttcatacatatacacacatatttaaaTCACTCTTGAATTAATTAAACCCATTGATTAATTGCTTTTATAATCCTCAACATATAAAAAATGCTTTAAGACATTATATGTGCTCACTTAAACTCTTTATAATACTCTTTTACACATTTCTGTTGGCAtaagaatgaataaatgaatgttttaataaaatgtattcatgtgAGAAACGCAAAGAGACAGACAAGTTACATCTTTCCCCAATCACAGTCAGTTTATTACTGAGCACGCGGACCTGGAATAACCCCATGATCACAAACGCAAACCGCACAACATCTTTTGGTGTGGCGGTGTAAAACCTCTGTATTGAACATACAGCAGAAGTTTCTTGACCTGTTCAGGTTACTTTTTGTTCCCAAGCTTTTCAGCACGTACACAGTTTTACACCAGGAATTGTTCTTGATATCAGTGACATTAAATTTCTCATATGGGGGAATCAGCACCTCTTTCTCTTCAGCATGTGCAGAATAGTTTGCCACATCAGCACCTTCACaagtttcaatttcaaaacaagaTGTATTTCCAAATTATTTATTACTGTTTCATTGAGAGAAGAAGATGCAAATGAGCCAAAACGAACCTCTTTGTTCAGAACACCCTTACCAAATTCAATATTAGAACGACGATAAGTTaagacagttcttttgtgtttctttcaGAATCTGTATCGCTTCTGTCAACAAAAAGTGAAGTGAATACCATATGTATGATCCCCATATGTAATTTAGTTTACCATTACGAACTGCGTTATTGAAATCTGCATATACTTTTCTACCCCATGAGCGCCAACATCTACTGGTGTGGCGGTGTAAAACCTTTTTGAATTAAAACTCTTTTAACTTGATTATAAAAGTGCTTACACTTATAAAATAGGGGGTGGTGGATTTCTGAATTGAACTTACGGCAAAATCTGTTTTTTCATGACCAGTTATGGCTGATAAATCTGTGATGTGTCTGTTTGACTGATGCCACAGCACAGTTCAGGTTACTTTCTGTTCCCGAGCTTTTCAGCTCGTATACAGTTTTACACCAGGAATTGTTCTTGACAGCAGTGACTATAAACTTCTCATATGGAGGAATCAACACCTCTTCCTCATAAGGATACACAGAATATTTTGCCACATCAGCACCTTCACaagtttcaatttcaaaacaagaTTTATCTCCAAAGTACCGTGCTTCACTCCGATTAAGAGAGGAAGATGTAAAAGAGCCAAAACGAACCTCTTTGCTCAGAACATTAAATTCAACATCAGTACCACGATAAGTTAAATAacatttcttttgtgtttcattcagaatcTGTATCGCTTCTGTCAACAAAAACTGAAGTGAATACCATTTGTATGTGCTGctgttgtatttttgtttatcaTAACGAGTAGCATAATTGAAATCTTCATATACTTTTCTACTAGTGTACACATAAATGGCGATCGAATGGTTCATGTTCAAGTTATCTGCTGGTGTCTTGGCATTCCTTTTCCCTTCTTCCCAAGCTGCTTTATATGTAGAATTCTCATTGATTTCTTTCTTTAGAAATGATGTAAACACCAGGTCTGACATTTCCTTTCTACAACCTTCATATTGATCATCAACAGAATGTTTTGCCATATCGAATGGATAGATCTGTAGCAACAGGAAATAATGAGAAATGTATTATCAATAGTAATGTAGCAATGTGCATATTGAATGTGCAGTAAGCTTACCTGTCCTAGGACAACTTCAACAGTTAAAATGAGAAGGGGTGCAATGCTCAGCATCCTGATTTAGTAATAATTCCTCAGTGATATTCACTTCATATAGAGTAATATAGTGCAGATGCTGAAAgacaacatcaaatacaataaagTTTTACAAATCCAAAGTCTAAGAGTATGCACATTCATTTACACACCACAACTTCTTACATGTAATACTTACTAATACTTTCTCTTTACTCTAATGTTACATGAGAATATCTAACCATGCCACCCCGAGTTATCAACTAACATCTCACTGGCAACTTTcagagacaaaaaacaaacaattacctGATCTTTCAGGAGTTAAGATGCTTCAGGTTCTCTTTGTGGGATGTTTTAGCATCGTCTACAGTATTAACATGTTCACTCATATTTATAGCCAAAATGAGTCATTTCTGCGTCACTGgtgtcaacaaacagaatttagaAAATAAAAGGGCCATTCAAACCAACAGGAATGTTTTCATCGCGTCACAGATCAGGTGTTTACACTCACCTTAAAAGGTTACAAACCTCTCAAACATCAGcttaaaatcaaaaacaaatacGATCAGTGGATAATTTGTTCTATACAGTAAGTGGTCAATGTTGATCATTTTAGGatttatattcaagatacattcatCTTTCTCTATCTGAAACATTCTCAACTTGTTCAGGAATACACCATTTCCAGAAAGTTAggatattttattaactgatgTACATTGTGTCATATGTGGATCTATAGTATGTATGAATTCTATATATTGTAACAACTTATATATCACATACTCTGGCTCTCCCTTGCATTtggctccacacacacacacacacacacacatcctgctCTACCACTTGAGCCAAAGATTTAcggattaggcagcaagtcagctgcatATGCAGCCCTGATGTGGTAGATGAGTCAATAGTTGGGGAGTGGGGAGAGACACGgaaaaaaacaagtttgtttgaaTTGACTGGGGACAAAAAAGTTGTAAATATTTTTCCAAAAGATTAAACTCAAATTGCTGCCCCAGTCCGCCATGACAGATGTTGTTTTGAAAGAATAAAATATTCtgtagtgccccttgtggcaacgctgagaatgcagcgctttcgttctgttatgaattgaGTGCTGACATATTTCACAACGCAACGACAtgtgaaatcgagcttgtgtTTCAAGGTGGatctgcgttcacgtacttgcatagagtatgttggATGCAACCAGgtaattttaagtaattttaaaatttcatttttctctttttttcctgaaaggcttttatttgtttgttagtaTAATTTGTGGTTTCAatatcacattaaaggtggaaaaagatctttataaaatgataagcgtccatcaaatataatttgtatataaatTCATTTAAGTTAggtatttgtgtattttcaaaatactgtatataaaatacttTGTGTCATTCGAACTCTGTATAGGCTGCTGATTTCCTGTATCAACTAGTTCAGGCCCTCCAACCCCAACTTTCATGCACACAATCTGCAGATGTCTGTGAGAGCGGCTCCATCTAGCATTGGGTGAGGGAATTTTCTGCATTCCTGCAAGGAAGTATGGAGTATGACAAAGTGAGAATGAGATGGTCAGACCAGACGGGCTAACCTTTGCTCCCCGCGCAAATTAATGAGACATGGGTACCTGCCATTTTacagatgctctgacccagtcgttgtCATCTTCTTTCAACTGCTTCCGTTAGGGGTCACCACAGCAGACCATCCGTGATCCACATATTTGAATTGGCACAGGTTTTATACCGGATGCTCTTCCTGATGCAatccccagtggctgggggactctcaaaTTTAGATTCTCCAATTaaattaacctgcatgtttttggacttgggGAAACCAGAGTACCCGGAGGAAACTGCAATCGATCTTTTTTGCCTTCTTTCTACGAGATTGAGGCCAGCGCGGCTGGCAATGAACATGATCTGGGTAATGCAGCGGGCGCAGTTTTgacgggtaaatccccacgaaccacctgcgggtcggcctcagactgggagaGCAGACATCGAAAGATATGAGGACAGATAAAAGAAAGATTTGTTTGTTCTTTAGAAGATTACTTCATGCTCGTTCTCTATCCTTGTAATGGTTTGTTAAATGGTTTGTGCTTTCTGTGCTGAACATTCCCGAGAGAAACTGGAGCACTGTATGGGacaaagtatatacattttagactcttaGTATATGAACGTGTTGCCCTTTTGACCTAATGAGGTTTCAGAGCTGAATTCAGAGACCTTGGTGCCATTTTTATAGATGTTTGTTTCAAGCAATGTGCAGACGGGAGTCTTGAACATACGCATATACAAGATAAGACACACTTGCAGTTCTGGGGTTTCCGCCCGGTTCTCATCATGCAAGGCCACTTAACTGAACAATTCGCACTTCAATGGGTCATAATATGTCCTGAAAACCTTGAGTTAACTCCAAACCATGTAGAATGCGCTGTACCAAATAAGGAATCTCATTGGCACAGTCTCAAGAGGGCATAAATACATTATCTAATTTTCTGGTCCTCAGACTAACAACTGAACTCTCTCGCTCTTTGCATCTTATCTCcaactttgaggcctcatcttACTATCTGTACTTTAACTTCTTTCATTGAATTACTTAGTTCATTTTCACTAGACAAGACATAGTATTGTTAGATTCATTCCAGGACTCagtacaaataaaatgtgttattccttctacaaatcatctgatttattgaagtcattttccatctgctggatctcactgcatTACAATTTAAGAAGCATTTTGAGAcatctgctttctgttaaactgtatttgttgtgctgtgtcttgccttttttagtgcaagaatgtgaCCGCTTTGAAGTCattgtcagtgcttggcacaaATCCAAAATTTGAATACACAGTTTTAGTattcgaatgtgcattttttattaaattcaacGAATATTCGAAATTcaaatttaagtattttaaatcgTTGCTGTTGTTATAAGACAAATAAAATCTAAGTGATCGCACTGGCACCTCCGTCGACTCCAGAGGGCTGATGTTTATTCTTCAGaaatgcttaaaataaaaaaagagtaataTTTAACATGCTTGGcagagaaataagaaataaacTGTTATATGAGgaaaaatgttatttttcctATATTACAAGACTGACATTATcgtatttttttatatcaatattttgaatattatctTTTCAATATGTCCCTTCCAACTTTCATACAAAATTACGCCCTTGAATTTGACCACATTTATGTGCTGAAAACCCCTCAACTATAGTGACACCACTGCAATGTTCATCCAAGGGCAGCGACGTGttcaataaacaataacatttattattattaataatttacaaaCAATTCTTCTGCTTAGTAATATATTTTATTGCCAAACAATGCATTAAACTGCACATTAATGTAGAATTCAGCTGATGTGAAGTTCAGAATCAAGTTAATCACATGTTATAATTGAAtcacatttaagaaaagaaaaaagcaatgAATAGAGATGCAAAAGCTTGTGAGCAAGAAAGATGGACATCTGGGACTCGACTGATGCAGCGGGACAGTTTAGGTCACTTGCTGTTCCAGAACTATTCAGCACATACACAGTTTTACACCAGGATCCATTCTTGATATCAGTGACATTAAACTTCTCATAAAGGGGAATCAGCACCTCTTTCTCATCAGGATTCACAGAATATTTTGCCACATAAGCACCTTCACAAGTTTCAATTTGAAAACAGGACACATTTccaaaaaatgttttggtttttGATTATGAGTAATTGATGTAAATGAGCCAAAACAAACCTCTTTGAGTGGAATTTAAATTTATTACGACGATAAGTTAATTGACATTTCATTTGTGTTTCCCTCAGAATCTTTTTTTGCTTCTGTCAACAAAAACTGAAGTGAATACCATTCAAATGTCCTGTTTATGTATTTCTGTTTATCACTACGAGTAGCATTATTGAAATCCTTAAACACTCTGTAATGAGTGTACACAGGAGCATATTACCACACTAGTTAGAGATCATACAAGTCTTAGCCACAGTGGTCAGGGTATATTCTGGCAAACCGTTTGCCAATCACGTCTAGCAATCGGCAAAGCAAAATGTGGCACACGCCATTTACCAA is from Xyrauchen texanus isolate HMW12.3.18 chromosome 8, RBS_HiC_50CHRs, whole genome shotgun sequence and encodes:
- the LOC127647441 gene encoding erythroblast NAD(P)(+)--arginine ADP-ribosyltransferase-like, with protein sequence MLSIAPLLILTVEVVLGQIYPFDMAKHSVDDQYEGCRKEMSDLVFTSFLKKEINENSTYKAAWEEGKRNAKTPADNLNMNHSIAIYVYTSRKVYEDFNYATRYDKQKYNSSTYKWYSLQFLLTEAIQILNETQKKCYLTYRGTDVEFNVLSKEVRFGSFTSSSLNRSEARYFGDKSCFEIETCEGADVAKYSVYPYEEEVLIPPYEKFIVTAVKNNSWCKTVYELKSSGTESNLNCAVASVKQTHHRFISHNWS